The Estrella lausannensis genome window below encodes:
- a CDS encoding NUDIX domain-containing protein: MRSERSFGIIPVLIIRERIKILLVHHKSGGHWAFPKGHEEVGEDPKATAERELMEEAGLFVKKYLSEEMYQESYLIQKKGEPIEKSVGYFLAEVGGEVKLCEDELFGYVWLAPDEVDGFLTYKEAKRVWAGALSALQKVLP; encoded by the coding sequence ATGAGGTCTGAGAGATCCTTTGGAATTATACCTGTTTTGATCATCCGAGAGAGAATCAAGATTCTCTTGGTGCACCACAAGTCGGGCGGACACTGGGCTTTCCCTAAGGGGCATGAGGAAGTGGGTGAAGACCCCAAAGCGACCGCGGAGCGCGAGCTAATGGAGGAAGCCGGCCTGTTCGTTAAGAAGTATCTTTCCGAGGAGATGTACCAAGAGAGCTATCTGATTCAAAAAAAAGGTGAACCTATCGAAAAATCCGTGGGCTATTTTTTAGCAGAAGTCGGTGGAGAAGTTAAACTTTGTGAGGATGAACTATTTGGTTATGTCTGGCTTGCGCCTGACGAGGTCGACGGGTTTCTCACCTATAAAGAAGCAAAAAGAGTGTGGGCCGGTGCCCTTAGCGCTCTTCAGAAAGTCCTTCCCTAG
- a CDS encoding thiolase family protein, translated as MERIAVVEGVRTPFCKGGGKLKDMEADDLGAFALKELIARSGIDPALIDEVIIGNVLQPPHATNIARVISVKAGVPESVPAYTVNRNCASGMEAAASAYQKMQLDMGSIFVAGGVESMSNFPVLISKQYRDWLSALGKARTIKDKLLLLLKFRPHFLAPDTPKIADPLCSMTMGETAELLSRDFKVTRKEQDEFALMSHQRASEARKAGKFKDEIVPIPLPPKFDKMLDQDDGVREGQTLADLEKLKPAFNKLTGSVTAGTSSQVTDGAAMLLLCKESELQKLGRKPLGYISCFTEVGLDPRRMGLGPAFAIAKLLKNSGRRLEEFDLIEINEAFAAQVVAVEKALASEEFARKQLKQDKAVGVIDRSRLNVNGGAVAIGHPLGASGARLIITLLRELKRQNKKLGLASLCIGGGQGQACILEVE; from the coding sequence ATGGAGCGTATAGCAGTAGTCGAGGGTGTGCGAACCCCCTTTTGCAAGGGGGGCGGAAAATTAAAGGACATGGAGGCCGACGATCTTGGGGCATTTGCCTTAAAGGAATTGATAGCGCGTTCGGGCATTGATCCGGCTCTTATAGATGAAGTGATTATAGGAAATGTCTTGCAGCCACCGCACGCAACCAACATTGCGCGGGTTATTTCAGTGAAAGCCGGTGTTCCCGAAAGCGTTCCTGCTTATACGGTGAACAGGAATTGTGCATCGGGAATGGAAGCGGCGGCATCGGCATATCAAAAGATGCAGCTGGATATGGGATCTATTTTTGTGGCGGGCGGCGTTGAGTCGATGAGCAACTTTCCGGTACTCATCTCCAAGCAGTACCGCGACTGGCTTTCGGCTCTTGGCAAAGCCAGGACAATTAAAGATAAGCTGCTTCTGCTCCTAAAATTCAGGCCCCATTTCCTGGCTCCCGATACACCCAAGATCGCCGATCCTTTGTGCAGCATGACGATGGGTGAGACGGCCGAATTGTTATCTCGCGATTTCAAGGTCACCAGAAAGGAGCAGGATGAGTTTGCTTTGATGAGTCATCAAAGGGCCTCGGAGGCTAGGAAAGCCGGAAAATTTAAGGACGAGATCGTTCCGATCCCTCTGCCTCCCAAGTTTGATAAGATGTTGGATCAAGATGATGGCGTCCGGGAAGGCCAGACTCTGGCCGATCTGGAAAAACTCAAACCTGCCTTTAATAAGCTGACCGGATCCGTCACTGCCGGCACGTCAAGCCAGGTGACCGATGGCGCTGCCATGCTTTTGCTCTGTAAGGAATCTGAGTTGCAAAAGTTGGGTAGGAAACCTCTCGGTTACATTAGCTGCTTTACGGAAGTAGGACTGGATCCAAGAAGGATGGGGCTCGGTCCCGCCTTTGCAATCGCCAAACTTCTTAAGAATTCAGGAAGGCGTCTTGAAGAGTTTGACCTGATCGAAATCAATGAAGCTTTTGCAGCCCAGGTCGTCGCCGTTGAGAAGGCGCTTGCGTCAGAGGAATTTGCCAGAAAGCAGCTTAAACAGGATAAGGCTGTCGGCGTCATCGACAGGTCACGTCTGAACGTCAATGGTGGGGCTGTGGCGATCGGTCACCCCTTGGGAGCTTCCGGGGCTAGGTTGATCATCACCTTACTTAGGGAACTTAAGCGCCAAAACAAAAAGCTGGGACTTGCCTCTCTCTGCATTGGCGGGGGACAGGGACAGGCTTGCATTCTGGAGGTTGAATAA
- a CDS encoding 3-hydroxyacyl-CoA dehydrogenase NAD-binding domain-containing protein, which produces MGKYFEKSVKADVATLWFDYPGEKVNKISPEVLEELDTLIGECSGEKLKALVIRSKKEDIFIAGADLKTFEAAFGKMEIAENLIERGHAVFNKLEALPFPTVAVIDGVTLGGGTELALACTFRIATDNPKVQIGLPEVNLGIFPGWGGTQRLPRIIGLEQGVMMIITGRSVDAKKAFKLKLVDSLVPKEFLDEYLNRFVEKVSAKKGRDDILSKRGATTFRSFLLEKNPFGRVFFFDQAKKGIMEKTKGFYPAPLIALDLMKKTATVPLKRGLEEEVRTFKASLRDNQQIAKNLIDIFFAQEEIKKNAGAYEKVEAMPIKRAGLIGAGTMGAGIAYVITKKDIPVRFREINLEAMGKGYAHVSQLIHKEVKKKKLTKELGVRQFHHVSGGLDLSGFNQVDIVIEAALENIDIKKKIYAELESVLRPDAIIATNTSTLMIDKLAEGMRHPERLIGMHFFNPPEKMPLVEIIKGEKTAPVVVSPAVEFCKKLGKTPLVVKDCPGFLVNRIFAAAANEAGWLLQEGVPMKEIEEAILSFGMPMGPFTLADEVGNDIAYKAFHVIENAYGERMKQPQMAQLMDENKLLGKKTGEGYYIWTNGSGKKENPKVQELLVKAGGKKRESSKKEIEERFVLAMVNEASRCLEEGIVPSSRHLDMALLYGIGFPPFRGGLLKYADTIGSKEIVDKLRRFEIDLGRRFQPSPLLSEMAKSGKGFYSP; this is translated from the coding sequence ATGGGAAAGTATTTTGAAAAGTCCGTGAAAGCGGACGTGGCGACGCTTTGGTTCGACTACCCGGGAGAAAAGGTCAATAAAATCTCCCCTGAGGTGCTGGAGGAGCTTGACACACTGATCGGAGAGTGTTCCGGAGAGAAGTTGAAAGCCCTCGTTATCCGGAGCAAAAAGGAGGATATTTTTATCGCCGGGGCCGACCTGAAAACCTTCGAGGCGGCTTTTGGAAAAATGGAGATTGCAGAAAACCTCATTGAGAGAGGACACGCTGTTTTCAACAAGTTGGAGGCACTCCCTTTTCCCACAGTAGCCGTGATCGACGGCGTTACTTTAGGGGGAGGCACGGAGCTTGCGCTCGCCTGCACTTTCCGTATCGCAACCGATAATCCCAAGGTGCAGATCGGACTGCCGGAAGTCAATCTGGGCATATTCCCAGGCTGGGGAGGAACACAGCGTCTACCGCGCATTATAGGGCTTGAGCAAGGGGTGATGATGATCATCACCGGAAGATCTGTCGATGCCAAGAAGGCTTTTAAGCTGAAGCTTGTCGACAGCCTTGTTCCCAAAGAGTTCCTGGATGAGTATTTAAACCGGTTTGTCGAAAAGGTATCTGCGAAAAAGGGCAGGGATGACATTTTATCTAAGAGGGGAGCGACAACTTTCCGTAGCTTTTTGCTGGAAAAAAACCCCTTCGGCAGGGTCTTTTTCTTTGATCAGGCTAAAAAGGGGATCATGGAGAAGACCAAAGGGTTCTATCCGGCCCCTCTGATCGCTCTTGACCTGATGAAGAAAACGGCGACAGTGCCTTTAAAAAGAGGGCTGGAAGAGGAAGTTCGCACCTTCAAAGCGTCACTGAGAGATAATCAGCAGATTGCTAAAAACCTGATCGACATCTTTTTTGCCCAAGAAGAGATCAAGAAGAATGCGGGGGCCTACGAAAAAGTTGAGGCAATGCCCATTAAAAGAGCCGGTCTTATCGGTGCAGGGACAATGGGGGCAGGAATTGCTTATGTCATCACTAAAAAGGATATTCCGGTCAGATTCCGCGAGATCAACCTGGAGGCGATGGGAAAAGGCTACGCCCATGTTTCTCAGCTGATCCACAAGGAAGTGAAAAAAAAGAAGCTGACGAAAGAGTTGGGGGTGCGCCAGTTTCATCATGTATCGGGCGGGTTGGATCTGTCAGGATTTAACCAGGTGGATATTGTCATCGAAGCGGCCCTCGAAAACATCGACATCAAAAAGAAAATTTATGCCGAGCTGGAGAGTGTGCTAAGGCCCGATGCGATCATCGCAACAAATACCTCTACCCTGATGATCGATAAGCTGGCCGAAGGGATGCGCCACCCGGAGCGGCTTATCGGCATGCACTTTTTCAATCCTCCTGAAAAGATGCCGCTGGTCGAGATTATTAAAGGCGAAAAAACGGCTCCCGTTGTTGTCTCGCCGGCCGTTGAATTTTGCAAGAAACTGGGGAAAACTCCGCTTGTGGTGAAAGACTGCCCCGGTTTCTTGGTCAACCGCATATTCGCCGCTGCCGCCAACGAAGCCGGATGGCTTTTGCAGGAAGGGGTTCCGATGAAGGAAATCGAAGAGGCAATTCTCTCCTTCGGCATGCCGATGGGCCCATTCACCCTCGCCGATGAAGTGGGCAATGACATTGCCTACAAAGCCTTCCATGTCATTGAAAATGCCTACGGTGAACGGATGAAGCAGCCGCAGATGGCGCAGCTCATGGATGAGAATAAGCTCCTTGGCAAGAAAACGGGCGAGGGCTACTACATCTGGACCAATGGCAGCGGCAAGAAGGAAAACCCCAAAGTGCAGGAACTTCTTGTCAAAGCGGGGGGTAAAAAAAGAGAGTCGAGCAAGAAAGAGATCGAGGAGCGCTTTGTGTTAGCCATGGTTAACGAGGCCTCGCGCTGTCTGGAAGAGGGAATTGTTCCCTCCAGCAGGCATCTCGATATGGCCCTGCTCTACGGAATCGGTTTTCCTCCTTTCCGTGGGGGGCTTTTAAAATATGCCGACACAATAGGCTCGAAAGAGATTGTCGACAAGCTGCGGCGTTTCGAGATAGATCTCGGACGGCGATTTCAGCCAAGTCCCCTCCTTTCGGAAATGGCAAAATCAGGCAAGGGTTTCTACAGCCCTTAA
- a CDS encoding AMP-dependent synthetase/ligase — protein sequence MEPINSFAELYRVLKGYKENPKLLAYQTDSGFEPVSSSEMLDSIKYFALGLKQLGIKKGDMIGILAGSSPRWTIADIAIAISGAVSIPLFANISHENYEFEMRQTEMKYLIVAGKEQWEMYEKHKELIETTINLYDEEVRHEAHRFSEIIEQGKALEEKQPQLFEEMLDMVNPNDLASIVYTSGSTGMPKGAMLTQKNLLAHAHFDPFSFDRDSDLYLNILPLAHIFGRTVNYIVLAKGISTFYLRDIKTVGKVCKELHPTMSVLVPRLLEKIYAKMLANVQNAGFLKRTLGQWAFDLANSEDDSSLYKQLMHPIADKIVYSALREALGGKFRVILTGGAALNPHLYHFFLDIGLPIYEGWGMTEACPVGLNLPGYLKIGSVGKSLQGMEVKLSPEGEILVKGPCKMLGYYKNPEATKRALDSEGWLHTGDKGKIDDEGFVYIIGRMKELFKLSTGKFIAPVPIEQILTKAPLIDMAMVVAEGRSFATALLFPDHEVLNALKKAHGKESASDEEFLSSDFVKQEMKRLLEELNKHVNHWEEVRDFRFITQPPAIETGELTPTMKLRRDFVSLKYKDAIESMYQVEPGAVDGDYGG from the coding sequence ATGGAGCCGATCAATTCCTTCGCCGAGCTATACAGGGTATTAAAGGGGTACAAAGAGAATCCAAAGCTTTTGGCTTATCAGACTGATAGTGGCTTTGAGCCTGTCTCCAGCAGTGAAATGCTGGATTCGATCAAGTATTTTGCTCTGGGTTTAAAACAGTTAGGGATAAAAAAAGGGGATATGATCGGCATATTAGCCGGTTCGTCACCCAGATGGACCATAGCCGATATCGCGATAGCTATCTCAGGAGCCGTCTCGATTCCGCTTTTTGCCAATATTTCTCACGAGAATTACGAATTTGAAATGCGGCAGACGGAGATGAAGTACCTGATTGTCGCAGGTAAAGAGCAGTGGGAGATGTACGAAAAGCACAAAGAGCTGATCGAAACGACAATCAACCTCTATGACGAAGAAGTTCGTCATGAGGCGCATCGCTTCTCGGAAATCATTGAGCAGGGTAAGGCCCTCGAGGAAAAGCAGCCCCAGCTATTCGAGGAGATGCTGGATATGGTCAACCCCAACGATTTGGCCTCCATCGTCTACACAAGCGGATCGACAGGGATGCCCAAAGGGGCGATGCTGACCCAGAAAAATCTTCTGGCCCACGCGCATTTTGACCCCTTCTCCTTTGACAGGGATTCCGACCTCTACCTCAATATTTTGCCCCTTGCGCACATCTTTGGGAGAACTGTCAATTATATTGTTTTAGCCAAAGGCATCTCGACCTTTTACTTGCGGGATATCAAAACTGTGGGGAAAGTCTGCAAGGAGCTCCATCCGACGATGAGCGTGTTAGTGCCGCGCTTACTGGAAAAAATTTACGCCAAAATGCTTGCCAATGTTCAGAACGCGGGTTTTTTGAAGAGAACCTTGGGGCAGTGGGCTTTTGATCTTGCCAACAGTGAAGATGACAGCAGCCTCTATAAGCAGTTGATGCATCCTATCGCCGATAAAATTGTCTATTCGGCCCTAAGGGAGGCACTAGGAGGCAAGTTCCGCGTGATTTTGACAGGGGGCGCCGCACTAAACCCACACCTCTACCACTTCTTTTTAGACATCGGATTGCCTATCTACGAAGGGTGGGGAATGACGGAAGCGTGTCCTGTAGGGTTGAATCTTCCGGGCTATTTGAAAATCGGCTCGGTCGGCAAAAGCCTGCAGGGGATGGAAGTGAAGCTAAGTCCCGAAGGGGAGATCCTTGTGAAGGGGCCTTGCAAAATGCTGGGCTATTACAAAAATCCTGAAGCCACCAAGAGGGCGCTTGACAGCGAAGGCTGGTTACACACTGGTGACAAGGGGAAAATCGATGACGAGGGATTTGTCTATATTATCGGTCGGATGAAGGAGCTTTTCAAACTTTCAACCGGGAAATTCATCGCACCGGTTCCCATCGAGCAGATCTTGACAAAAGCTCCATTGATCGACATGGCGATGGTGGTAGCGGAAGGAAGAAGCTTTGCTACAGCGCTTCTTTTCCCCGACCATGAAGTGTTGAACGCTTTGAAGAAGGCTCATGGAAAGGAGAGTGCATCAGACGAGGAGTTTTTAAGCTCCGATTTTGTGAAGCAGGAGATGAAAAGGCTTCTTGAAGAGTTGAATAAACATGTCAACCACTGGGAAGAGGTGCGTGACTTTCGATTCATTACGCAACCGCCTGCCATCGAAACGGGAGAACTCACTCCGACGATGAAATTGAGAAGGGACTTTGTTAGCTTAAAATATAAAGATGCGATTGAAAGCATGTATCAGGTAGAGCCGGGAGCGGTAGACGGAGATTATGGAGGGTAA
- a CDS encoding hotdog fold thioesterase — translation MIWKSKIDLEELNRSYKNTMVGHLSILLTEVGDDFLRGTMPVVDFTKQPYGIMHGGASASLAESVGSIAANYTVDREKKFAVGLDLNTSHLKMARDGLVTATAKPLHLGGTVQVWQIQIHNEQDELVSFSRLTMAVLDRR, via the coding sequence ATGATTTGGAAATCGAAAATTGACCTGGAAGAGCTCAACCGATCCTATAAAAACACGATGGTAGGCCACCTCTCCATCTTACTCACGGAGGTAGGAGACGATTTTTTAAGGGGAACAATGCCGGTTGTCGACTTCACCAAACAGCCCTATGGCATCATGCATGGGGGCGCATCAGCCAGCCTTGCCGAATCTGTCGGCAGCATCGCCGCAAACTACACCGTAGACCGCGAAAAAAAATTTGCAGTCGGCCTCGACTTAAACACCAGCCACCTCAAAATGGCACGCGATGGCCTGGTGACAGCAACGGCCAAGCCGCTTCATTTGGGCGGCACCGTCCAGGTTTGGCAGATCCAAATTCACAACGAACAAGACGAACTCGTTTCCTTCAGCCGCCTGACGATGGCTGTTTTAGACAGAAGATAG
- a CDS encoding DUF6790 family protein, whose product MKSLLYITLFALPFLLTLLNIQLQKKSVSRNYFLNTLLVYFLFFQVGIQAICTGLIQIFWGEGECRSMDRCWSPYLMEVGMMNLSFGVGGIMTYWLRGSFWVAIGGGYALYLILSVIAYSVEVLVVKGEGLFSMRLKAVLDLASAFILFYLIFRRPAEKGGLGK is encoded by the coding sequence ATGAAAAGCCTCTTGTATATTACGCTATTCGCTCTCCCTTTTCTTTTAACCCTCCTTAACATCCAACTCCAAAAAAAGAGCGTTTCCAGGAACTATTTTCTAAACACTCTCCTCGTCTATTTTCTTTTTTTTCAGGTTGGCATTCAGGCGATCTGCACGGGATTAATCCAGATATTTTGGGGAGAGGGGGAGTGCCGGAGCATGGATAGATGCTGGAGCCCTTATCTTATGGAGGTGGGGATGATGAACCTCTCGTTTGGGGTCGGCGGGATTATGACGTATTGGCTGCGCGGATCTTTTTGGGTTGCCATTGGTGGAGGGTACGCTCTTTACCTCATTCTCTCGGTCATCGCCTATAGTGTCGAGGTGTTGGTGGTCAAAGGGGAAGGGCTCTTTTCCATGAGGCTGAAGGCAGTGTTGGATTTGGCTTCCGCATTCATATTGTTTTATCTAATTTTCAGAAGACCTGCTGAAAAGGGAGGATTGGGGAAATGA
- a CDS encoding DUF308 domain-containing protein, with translation MSTDTRISPAVSPRETHGLPELTSEHAFVPEGTIAAITTASEVLGAPNQTSTANLSGRVDTVEDWSALTPLFGDISSDSDNEEVPVKTLKESIASQKKSKRVSFPEPKSTAPTATRVRAGSDSTKPTDFTPPSKTADQESKKTEKSKLGTDEIEITSSFDVEVEPESLSGELKLEKKSSGKTTSKSDTVSVSEEDSVELTASLTIPVAAKKEEKKTDKLVVAEESSGATKSSTDALAGLEPAKIEEHGALSGSDDELDETPEIELTASTKALDKTAASTTESTKKIETPKSSSASATDEELVEEGGSEHDAEKVDSKSTTNSAKLAKTPDSTSSEDSDSEENITTSAPHGKNAKSSLSETEDDSDVDSDDVDDVDGTDSTDGTDEIESPKAGKGADDAAQEKVSLIGTISSVALIVLGILGTVFAGVAYATSTAILGTIFWTVLVSGGISALAFAGGGYLLYRNVFQKN, from the coding sequence ATGAGTACAGACACAAGAATATCGCCTGCCGTATCACCAAGAGAAACCCATGGACTCCCCGAATTAACTTCGGAACATGCCTTCGTTCCCGAGGGTACAATCGCGGCAATAACCACCGCATCCGAAGTTCTTGGCGCTCCAAATCAGACTTCCACAGCAAATCTGTCCGGCCGAGTTGATACGGTCGAGGATTGGAGTGCTCTTACCCCTCTTTTCGGAGATATCTCCTCTGATTCTGATAATGAGGAAGTACCGGTGAAGACTTTAAAAGAATCGATAGCTTCTCAAAAGAAATCGAAAAGAGTTTCATTCCCTGAACCCAAATCCACCGCGCCTACAGCGACCCGGGTGAGGGCAGGATCCGACTCCACCAAGCCAACTGACTTTACTCCTCCTTCAAAAACAGCAGATCAGGAGTCTAAAAAGACAGAGAAATCGAAATTGGGTACGGACGAAATCGAGATCACCAGCTCCTTTGATGTCGAGGTAGAACCTGAGTCTCTCTCCGGTGAATTGAAACTGGAGAAGAAATCTTCCGGTAAAACAACGAGCAAGTCCGATACCGTTAGCGTTTCGGAAGAGGATTCAGTTGAATTGACCGCCTCATTAACAATTCCTGTCGCTGCGAAGAAAGAGGAAAAGAAAACCGATAAGTTGGTTGTCGCCGAAGAATCCTCCGGTGCGACTAAATCATCGACCGATGCCTTGGCAGGATTGGAACCTGCAAAAATCGAAGAGCATGGTGCTTTGTCCGGTTCTGACGATGAGCTGGATGAAACCCCGGAAATCGAGTTGACAGCCAGCACGAAAGCCCTAGACAAAACTGCTGCAAGCACTACTGAATCGACGAAGAAGATAGAGACCCCAAAATCGTCATCAGCTTCGGCTACCGATGAAGAATTGGTTGAAGAGGGCGGCAGCGAACATGATGCGGAGAAGGTGGATTCCAAGTCCACTACCAATTCAGCCAAATTGGCCAAAACGCCGGATTCAACATCTTCGGAAGATTCGGATTCAGAAGAAAACATCACGACCTCTGCCCCTCATGGCAAAAATGCGAAGAGTTCGCTTTCTGAGACAGAAGATGACTCAGATGTTGACAGCGACGATGTTGATGATGTCGATGGCACCGATTCGACAGATGGGACTGATGAAATCGAATCGCCAAAGGCAGGCAAAGGTGCTGACGATGCCGCACAGGAGAAGGTATCGCTCATTGGAACGATCAGCTCTGTTGCTTTAATCGTCTTGGGCATCCTCGGCACAGTCTTTGCCGGTGTTGCTTATGCGACTAGCACGGCTATCTTAGGAACAATCTTCTGGACTGTTCTTGTATCCGGCGGGATCTCGGCGCTTGCTTTTGCAGGTGGAGGGTATCTTCTCTACAGAAACGTTTTCCAAAAGAACTAG
- a CDS encoding hydroxyacylglutathione hydrolase family protein: protein MQFIFEQIDTAGDRNFGYLIGDRKAKEAVIVDPSFRPEFIVRRAEAQELKVLFIINTHSHYDHTFGNTIAKRLTGAEIIAWQGSDSQKDIGIKDLTQIAVGDFTLQALHTPGHSEDHLVYFIPHYNVLLTGDHLFVGKIGGTKDKESAQKQYDSFQKMLHLLPPEATVWPGHDYGCRPSSTLYMESKTNPFLMARSLEEFYEVKDAWKAIKLRNGLV from the coding sequence ATGCAATTTATTTTTGAACAGATCGATACGGCAGGAGATCGCAATTTCGGATATCTGATCGGAGACAGAAAAGCCAAGGAAGCGGTGATTGTCGATCCTTCCTTCCGTCCGGAATTTATCGTCAGACGTGCGGAAGCGCAAGAGCTTAAGGTTCTCTTTATCATCAACACCCACAGCCACTACGATCACACTTTCGGTAACACCATCGCCAAACGGCTGACCGGCGCAGAAATTATTGCCTGGCAAGGATCAGACTCTCAAAAAGACATCGGAATCAAAGACTTAACTCAAATCGCAGTCGGTGATTTCACCCTCCAGGCGCTCCACACACCCGGCCACAGTGAAGATCACCTGGTCTACTTCATTCCACACTACAACGTCTTACTCACAGGTGATCATCTTTTTGTCGGAAAAATTGGAGGAACCAAAGACAAGGAAAGCGCTCAAAAACAGTACGATAGCTTTCAAAAAATGCTGCATCTCCTCCCCCCTGAAGCCACGGTCTGGCCAGGGCACGATTATGGCTGCCGTCCAAGCAGCACACTCTATATGGAATCGAAGACCAATCCGTTCCTGATGGCGCGCTCGCTAGAAGAGTTTTATGAAGTCAAGGACGCCTGGAAGGCGATCAAGTTAAGAAATGGGCTGGTCTAG
- the rsfS gene encoding ribosome silencing factor, producing the protein MDSIEFLNLIAQTVYDKKGANILGLDIRGLSSLTDFFIIAEGGVDRHVKAIANTVREEALKVGIHPIMVEGEESGDWCVLDFGEVIVHLFVPQQRLKYALEELWSEGKIVDLKIESLPKVS; encoded by the coding sequence ATGGATTCAATTGAGTTTCTCAACTTGATCGCACAGACAGTATATGATAAAAAGGGCGCTAATATCTTAGGGTTAGATATTAGAGGACTCTCGTCTCTTACCGATTTTTTCATCATCGCAGAAGGGGGAGTGGATCGTCACGTCAAGGCCATTGCCAACACGGTCAGGGAAGAGGCGCTTAAAGTGGGTATCCATCCGATTATGGTCGAGGGGGAAGAATCTGGTGACTGGTGCGTGCTGGATTTTGGCGAGGTGATAGTTCATCTCTTCGTCCCCCAGCAGCGCCTGAAATATGCGCTGGAAGAGCTTTGGTCTGAAGGGAAAATCGTCGATCTTAAGATCGAATCGCTACCAAAAGTGTCTTAA
- the fabF gene encoding beta-ketoacyl-ACP synthase II has protein sequence MTKKRIVVTGLGVVSCHGNDTEQFYNSLLEGKSGVKKISGFDASSFPTQIAAEITGFDPGDLIDKKQARRIDKFIAYAIVAGKKALMSAGISHERLDRLDKERAGVIIGSGMGGMERFHEGVDSLINRGWKRVSPFFIPYVITNMGSGMLAIDLGFMGPNYSISTACATGNHSIIAAANHIRNGEADIMLAGGAEAAVLPISLAGFCACKALSERNDEPEKASRPWDKGRDGFVLGEGAGVLVLESLEHALKRGAPILAEFLGGGMSCDAHHITEPKPDGLGVKHCILHALKEAHVTPDEVDYINAHGTSTPLGDMAEIGAMKRIFTNPGKIAVNSTKSLIGHALGAAGGLEAVTSVLAIHKKKIHPSLNLVDPEDGIEFHIPRTAEEWDVNIALSNSFGFGGHNASLVFGRYR, from the coding sequence ATGACAAAAAAAAGGATCGTCGTGACCGGACTAGGAGTAGTCTCATGTCATGGAAACGATACTGAGCAGTTCTATAACAGCCTGCTCGAAGGAAAGAGCGGGGTGAAGAAGATCTCAGGGTTTGATGCTTCTTCGTTTCCGACCCAGATTGCCGCAGAAATTACGGGATTTGATCCCGGCGACCTGATTGACAAAAAGCAGGCACGACGAATTGACAAATTCATTGCCTACGCGATTGTTGCCGGAAAAAAAGCACTCATGTCCGCTGGAATTTCCCACGAGAGGCTGGATCGCTTAGACAAAGAGAGGGCCGGCGTCATCATCGGCTCTGGAATGGGAGGAATGGAAAGGTTCCATGAAGGTGTCGATTCGCTGATCAATAGGGGCTGGAAGAGAGTATCGCCCTTCTTTATCCCGTATGTGATTACGAATATGGGTTCGGGGATGCTCGCCATTGACCTTGGGTTTATGGGTCCAAACTACTCCATTTCGACAGCTTGCGCGACCGGTAACCATTCCATCATCGCGGCGGCCAATCACATACGCAATGGCGAAGCGGATATCATGCTTGCCGGGGGCGCTGAAGCGGCGGTTTTGCCGATTTCTCTGGCTGGATTTTGCGCCTGTAAAGCGCTCTCTGAAAGAAACGATGAGCCGGAGAAGGCATCGCGCCCTTGGGACAAGGGGAGGGATGGCTTTGTCTTGGGCGAAGGTGCAGGAGTGCTTGTTCTGGAAAGTTTGGAGCATGCCCTGAAGAGGGGAGCGCCTATCCTGGCGGAATTCTTAGGGGGCGGGATGTCTTGTGACGCCCACCACATTACAGAACCGAAACCCGACGGGCTGGGAGTAAAGCACTGCATCCTCCATGCACTTAAAGAGGCTCACGTGACACCCGATGAGGTGGATTATATCAATGCCCATGGCACATCAACACCTCTTGGCGACATGGCTGAGATCGGGGCGATGAAGCGTATATTTACAAATCCCGGCAAAATAGCCGTCAACTCCACCAAATCCCTGATCGGCCACGCGCTTGGCGCGGCAGGAGGATTGGAGGCGGTGACGTCCGTTCTTGCTATCCACAAGAAAAAAATTCATCCTAGCTTGAATCTTGTCGATCCGGAAGATGGTATAGAATTCCATATTCCTAGAACTGCGGAAGAATGGGATGTAAATATCGCGCTCTCCAACTCCTTTGGATTTGGCGGGCATAACGCCTCGCTTGTCTTCGGGCGCTATCGCTAA